A stretch of the Desulforamulus ferrireducens genome encodes the following:
- the istA gene encoding IS21 family transposase: MIKVDTYKYIKDLHIKERKSIRQISRETGLARQTIRKILYGSVEEVTRYKRKVSPPAPLKEQFLPIIREWIVENLNAPPKQRYTASRIFERLQEEKGFTGCDSTVRGWVREIKQQLNIERAETYVPLEHDPVGRAQCDWTPATVKINGRDINGDVFLIRFSNSKAFYVRFYPHQRQEAFFDAHEKAFAFFNGVPQSILYDNLKTAVKRMLVGRKREEQDAFIKFRAHHGFDSDFCNRAKGNEKGGVESLARYVKWHIFTPVPEFPTIDALNNWIEGRCRKLNTKPRGRNRQSFWEAFTLEQDKLLPLSVHTFDCCTRKEAKVNRFSLVQFDRNQYSVPTEYTGKMVTVKGYVDKIEIYYQQTKLATHERCYEAGKQKFRLEHYLKLLERKPRSVGQAKPVRQANLPAPFAQYHQAVQRIDPAEGDRRFVNVLLLLRRYPVHILSSALILALEQSRLLPAEVEQLADIIDRPPSKPESIARTPVSITPSQIAPTQLHRYASLLKGGVGA; the protein is encoded by the coding sequence ATGATCAAGGTGGACACTTATAAGTATATCAAAGATCTTCACATCAAGGAACGCAAATCAATAAGACAAATTTCTAGAGAAACTGGTCTTGCCCGGCAGACCATCCGCAAAATACTTTATGGTTCTGTGGAAGAGGTCACACGTTACAAACGAAAAGTTTCCCCACCCGCACCGCTTAAGGAACAGTTTTTACCAATTATCCGCGAATGGATAGTTGAAAACCTTAATGCTCCACCCAAACAACGTTACACCGCCAGCCGTATCTTTGAACGCCTTCAAGAAGAGAAAGGCTTTACCGGCTGTGATTCAACCGTCCGGGGCTGGGTCAGGGAAATTAAGCAACAACTGAATATCGAACGTGCCGAAACATATGTTCCCCTGGAACATGATCCGGTTGGCCGTGCCCAATGTGATTGGACTCCTGCCACGGTTAAAATCAACGGCCGGGATATTAACGGCGATGTATTTCTAATACGCTTCAGCAACAGCAAAGCTTTCTACGTCAGATTTTATCCACATCAGAGGCAAGAAGCATTTTTCGATGCTCACGAAAAGGCGTTTGCATTTTTCAATGGGGTCCCGCAAAGCATTCTTTATGATAATCTAAAGACCGCCGTTAAACGTATGCTGGTAGGTCGTAAACGGGAAGAACAGGATGCTTTTATCAAGTTTCGCGCCCATCATGGTTTTGACAGTGACTTTTGTAACCGTGCCAAGGGTAATGAAAAAGGCGGCGTTGAGAGCTTGGCTCGCTATGTTAAGTGGCACATTTTTACACCGGTACCTGAATTTCCTACGATAGATGCCCTTAACAACTGGATCGAGGGACGCTGCCGGAAACTTAACACAAAACCAAGGGGCCGCAATCGGCAAAGTTTCTGGGAAGCCTTTACACTTGAACAGGACAAGCTGTTACCCCTCTCTGTTCATACATTTGACTGCTGCACTAGAAAAGAGGCAAAAGTAAACCGCTTTAGCCTGGTGCAGTTTGACCGAAACCAGTATTCTGTGCCCACTGAGTACACAGGTAAAATGGTTACCGTCAAAGGCTATGTAGATAAAATTGAAATCTACTATCAACAAACCAAGCTGGCTACCCATGAACGATGTTACGAGGCAGGCAAACAAAAGTTCCGGCTGGAACATTACCTAAAACTACTAGAAAGAAAACCTCGCTCTGTTGGCCAAGCCAAACCGGTACGGCAGGCTAATCTTCCCGCCCCCTTTGCCCAGTACCATCAGGCTGTACAGCGAATTGACCCGGCAGAAGGCGACCGGCGTTTTGTAAATGTATTGTTACTGCTGCGCCGCTATCCTGTCCACATATTAAGCAGCGCCTTAATTCTGGCACTGGAACAAAGCAGGCTGTTGCCGGCAGAGGTAGAACAATTGGCGGATATTATCGACAGGCCACCTTCAAAACCGGAAAGCATTGCCCGAACACCGGTAAGCATAACGCCAAGTCAAATAGCCCCTACCCAGCTGCACCGTTATGCCAGCTTGCTTAAAGGTGGTGTTGGGGCATGA
- the istB gene encoding IS21-like element helper ATPase IstB, producing MNIMTVSHYLKELRLPAAAKALSDLLRETQDRDFNHLEFLSVLLRYELDQREENTVARRIKQARFPQVKNLETFDFSLIPSVSKTRILALTQGQYIEEKRHIIFMGNSGTGKTHLATALGLAACQQGRKVRFYQAARWVEELVTAREEHRLLKLEKEWMRDELVILDELGYIPFSKTGAELLFQFCSTRHELGSIIVTTNLDFEKWPEVFGDVRMTEALIDRLTHRADIHLMNGESYRFRETLQQRSIANTSQQLNNE from the coding sequence ATGAACATAATGACGGTTTCCCATTATCTAAAGGAGTTAAGACTGCCGGCAGCAGCCAAGGCACTGTCCGATCTGCTGCGGGAAACACAGGACAGGGATTTTAACCACTTGGAATTTTTAAGTGTTTTACTGCGATATGAACTAGACCAGCGAGAAGAAAACACCGTAGCCCGCAGGATAAAGCAGGCACGTTTTCCACAGGTTAAAAACCTGGAAACCTTTGACTTCAGTCTGATACCCAGTGTTAGCAAAACCCGTATATTGGCTTTAACCCAGGGCCAATACATAGAAGAAAAACGTCACATAATTTTCATGGGTAATTCCGGAACAGGAAAGACTCATTTAGCCACTGCCCTTGGCTTGGCTGCTTGTCAGCAAGGCCGCAAGGTAAGATTTTATCAAGCCGCCCGCTGGGTGGAGGAGTTAGTAACCGCCCGCGAAGAACACCGTTTACTAAAGCTGGAAAAGGAGTGGATGCGTGACGAACTGGTAATATTGGATGAACTTGGCTATATTCCATTTAGTAAAACCGGTGCTGAACTATTATTTCAGTTTTGCTCAACCAGGCATGAGCTTGGCAGCATCATTGTTACAACCAACCTGGACTTTGAAAAGTGGCCCGAGGTTTTTGGAGATGTGCGCATGACCGAGGCCTTGATTGATCGTTTAACCCACAGGGCTGATATCCATCTAATGAACGGCGAAAGCTATCGTTTTCGTGAAACCCTGCAGCAAAGATCCATAGCAAACACATCTCAACAACTTAATAATGAATAA
- a CDS encoding ExeA family protein has product MFLQYFGLKFNPFTKEVAADKLYISQDLQELEQRLKYLQNTRGIGLVAGEPGAGKSTTLRKFVSELNPSLYRHCYFSLATVTVSEFYQGLALELGEQPVHRKVAVFRQIQQAISSMYFDNRITPVIILDEIHLASNKLLEDLRLIFNFKMDSQNPFILILAGQSTIRNKLGMNINKPLRQRLVVKHIMQGLKQEEIKGYCNSRLQMAGLVEEIITDAALEAIYANSNGMPRLVNSLMTNSLIYACNQNQRRIDEEIVYHAQNELNI; this is encoded by the coding sequence ATGTTTCTTCAGTACTTTGGCCTCAAATTTAATCCCTTTACCAAGGAAGTTGCTGCGGACAAGCTATATATCAGCCAAGATTTACAAGAGCTTGAGCAGCGGCTGAAATATCTGCAAAATACCAGAGGCATAGGGCTTGTGGCAGGGGAGCCCGGGGCAGGTAAATCCACCACTCTACGTAAGTTTGTTAGTGAGTTAAACCCCTCTCTTTACAGGCATTGCTACTTTTCTCTGGCTACTGTTACAGTATCAGAGTTTTATCAAGGGTTAGCCCTAGAATTAGGTGAGCAACCGGTACATAGAAAGGTAGCCGTTTTTCGCCAGATCCAACAGGCCATCAGCTCTATGTATTTTGATAATCGGATAACTCCGGTTATTATCTTAGATGAAATACATCTGGCATCAAACAAGCTCTTGGAGGACCTACGATTAATTTTTAACTTTAAGATGGATTCACAAAACCCGTTTATCCTTATCCTGGCTGGTCAATCCACCATACGTAACAAATTAGGTATGAATATCAACAAACCACTCAGGCAAAGACTGGTGGTAAAACATATTATGCAAGGATTGAAACAGGAAGAGATTAAAGGGTACTGCAACAGCCGGCTTCAAATGGCAGGATTAGTGGAAGAAATCATTACTGATGCAGCTTTAGAAGCCATTTATGCTAATTCCAATGGTATGCCCAGGTTGGTAAACAGTCTAATGACCAACTCTTTGATTTATGCCTGCAATCAGAACCAAAGAAGAATTGATGAAGAAATTGTTTACCATGCACAAAATGAGCTAAATATTTAA
- a CDS encoding DDE-type integrase/transposase/recombinase, translating to MLSSSDRENIALKRFSLISPILNGQVNNHKEYFEALCSNPIEMPYYGIKNYSPKTLANWLFEYRRGGIEALKPGYRSDKGKSRKVSLEIADAIWQKRAEKPRLTTVLLYEELVKEGVINPDKLSLATFYRFVSANPDLAAGKNPDEQERELKRFSHQWINELWQADILYGPYIRVGKSKKQAYLLAFLDDASRLVTHAQFFDTQNYNAMRATLREAMLKRGIPKMIYTDNGKVYRTEQLAMLCAGLGCSLIHTAPFTPTSKGKIERFFLTVRQRFLCNIDPTQIKSFDELNLLFWRWLEEDYHRKTHSALGVSPLDFFMSQAHQITLFSDPELLKEHFLLRINRKVNHDATLSVDSILYETDQGLANSRVEVRYEPEWLTIPQRTLPLYQEGKLVGEARRVNFYDNAKVKRRGRPTGSSRKDKLEELPKDIPSHKVPSSSISFAEIAKKSKEAGES from the coding sequence GTGCTTTCTTCTTCGGACAGAGAAAACATAGCTCTGAAAAGATTTTCGTTAATTAGTCCAATATTAAATGGCCAGGTTAATAACCATAAGGAATATTTTGAAGCTCTGTGCAGTAACCCCATTGAAATGCCCTACTATGGGATAAAAAATTATTCCCCCAAGACTTTAGCCAATTGGCTCTTTGAGTATCGCCGCGGTGGTATTGAGGCATTGAAGCCTGGTTATCGTTCAGATAAGGGTAAGAGTCGCAAGGTAAGTTTAGAAATTGCAGATGCCATCTGGCAAAAAAGGGCCGAAAAACCCAGGCTAACTACTGTGCTACTGTATGAGGAGTTAGTTAAAGAAGGAGTTATTAACCCGGACAAGTTATCATTAGCCACCTTTTATCGTTTTGTTAGTGCCAACCCGGATTTAGCTGCCGGTAAGAATCCAGATGAACAGGAACGTGAATTAAAAAGATTCTCCCACCAGTGGATTAATGAGCTTTGGCAAGCAGATATCCTCTATGGACCATATATTAGAGTTGGCAAGTCCAAGAAACAAGCTTATCTGTTGGCTTTTCTGGATGATGCTTCCAGACTTGTTACCCACGCACAGTTCTTTGATACCCAAAACTACAATGCTATGCGGGCAACCTTGCGTGAGGCTATGTTAAAGCGCGGCATTCCTAAGATGATTTATACTGATAACGGTAAGGTGTACCGAACTGAACAATTAGCCATGCTCTGTGCTGGTTTAGGATGTTCATTGATTCATACAGCCCCATTTACACCTACATCAAAAGGAAAAATTGAAAGGTTTTTCCTCACGGTCCGTCAACGCTTTTTATGTAACATCGATCCCACTCAAATTAAAAGCTTTGATGAATTAAACTTGCTCTTTTGGCGATGGTTGGAGGAGGATTACCATCGTAAAACACACAGTGCTTTAGGGGTAAGTCCCTTAGATTTTTTCATGTCCCAAGCCCATCAGATTACTCTTTTTTCTGATCCAGAGTTATTGAAGGAACATTTTTTGCTCCGGATTAACCGCAAGGTAAACCATGACGCTACCTTATCTGTGGATTCTATACTTTATGAAACAGACCAGGGTTTAGCTAATTCGCGGGTAGAGGTACGCTACGAACCGGAGTGGCTAACCATTCCCCAAAGAACACTACCACTTTACCAGGAAGGTAAACTGGTGGGTGAGGCTAGAAGGGTCAATTTTTACGATAACGCCAAAGTTAAACGGCGTGGACGACCCACTGGCTCAAGCAGGAAAGATAAGCTTGAGGAACTCCCAAAAGATATCCCATCACATAAGGTTCCCTCTAGCAGTATTTCCTTTGCTGAAATTGCCAAAAAATCTAAGGAGGCTGGTGAAAGTTAA
- a CDS encoding DUF6431 domain-containing protein, translating into MTLQLIFYTQSTPLEYYRAGKRFPFLKPHSCLHPDCRLPIPPRPYGYYSRNIISFGFTGRILIRRYYCPRCGHTFSCLPSFCLPYYQYSLALIWINLLCQFFNLLPFLKALAAYVNWHRQHLQFYRKRFKNNLVFIKLVLRQLVPEIKLPEEMAIRKEAKKVLSIVTTDFPTVQTFSTRFFAQSNKSFMASRGNSITL; encoded by the coding sequence ATGACCTTGCAACTCATTTTTTACACTCAATCAACGCCTTTGGAATATTACCGGGCAGGAAAAAGGTTTCCTTTTCTCAAACCCCATAGTTGTCTTCACCCAGACTGCCGATTGCCTATTCCACCCAGACCCTACGGTTATTACAGCCGCAATATCATTTCTTTTGGCTTCACCGGCAGGATCTTAATCCGCAGGTATTATTGCCCCAGGTGTGGACACACCTTTTCTTGCTTACCATCCTTCTGTCTGCCATACTATCAATACTCACTAGCTCTCATTTGGATTAATTTGCTTTGCCAATTCTTCAACCTGTTGCCTTTTCTTAAAGCTCTCGCAGCTTATGTTAACTGGCATAGGCAACATTTACAGTTCTATCGGAAAAGGTTTAAGAATAACCTGGTCTTTATCAAATTGGTGCTACGACAGTTAGTGCCAGAAATTAAGTTGCCGGAGGAGATGGCCATAAGGAAAGAAGCCAAAAAAGTGTTGAGTATTGTGACAACCGACTTTCCTACAGTCCAAACCTTCTCCACAAGGTTTTTTGCACAATCCAACAAATCTTTTATGGCTTCTCGCGGGAATAGTATAACCCTTTAG
- a CDS encoding 5-methylcytosine restriction system specificity protein McrC, whose product MSCKVITSQLSISLRNTNLFEKYSCFILVVIWFADYLISEILGHSVQDKMRIYTWVQFEVVNREHSYPKSNTNWANHAVRTADPRKTLQFPSKDNIFSMNHKEWQELKYVFDIAQGIITNATVPVPLRFKYQDKVMSMQRKVASTVARRTDTVLIHASDPACIKDVKTQANILLHKDNSTCMAWRMDMAKLFERYVQHIVSKSINELSGTVINNGKITGKGNIPHWGLKYLEPDIMIKFSNSIYMGDAKYKAHFYARGTKSEALNETHRSDLHQLLAYCSFEPQLHKTGILFYPAKTLSFQKIHYSDRNGGICNKVILFGLPFGVAEMKDATVKIKELFQNDMLKIIN is encoded by the coding sequence ATGAGTTGCAAGGTCATCACCTCACAACTCAGTATTTCCTTAAGAAATACCAATTTATTTGAGAAATATTCTTGTTTTATTTTAGTGGTTATCTGGTTTGCAGATTATTTAATTAGTGAAATACTTGGTCATTCTGTTCAAGATAAAATGAGGATTTACACTTGGGTACAATTTGAAGTTGTCAATAGGGAACACAGTTATCCGAAGTCAAATACAAATTGGGCAAATCACGCCGTGAGGACTGCGGACCCAAGAAAAACTTTACAGTTTCCCTCAAAGGACAATATTTTTTCAATGAATCATAAGGAATGGCAGGAGCTTAAATATGTGTTCGATATTGCACAAGGCATTATTACAAACGCAACAGTTCCAGTTCCTCTAAGGTTTAAATATCAGGACAAGGTGATGTCAATGCAACGAAAGGTAGCATCGACCGTTGCTCGTAGAACAGACACAGTCCTGATTCACGCCAGCGATCCAGCATGTATAAAAGATGTTAAAACACAAGCCAATATTCTATTACACAAAGACAACAGTACTTGTATGGCATGGCGTATGGATATGGCGAAACTGTTTGAACGATATGTTCAGCATATAGTATCGAAAAGCATAAATGAGCTATCTGGCACAGTTATCAATAATGGGAAAATTACCGGTAAAGGAAATATTCCTCACTGGGGTTTAAAATATCTTGAGCCGGATATTATGATCAAATTTAGCAATAGTATTTACATGGGTGATGCTAAGTATAAAGCGCATTTCTATGCCCGTGGAACAAAATCTGAAGCATTGAATGAGACGCATAGGTCAGACCTTCATCAGTTATTGGCTTACTGTTCATTTGAGCCTCAATTACACAAGACTGGTATATTGTTTTATCCAGCAAAAACGTTAAGCTTTCAAAAAATACATTATTCAGACAGGAACGGCGGCATCTGTAATAAAGTTATTCTTTTTGGGCTTCCATTTGGAGTGGCTGAGATGAAAGATGCGACAGTTAAGATTAAAGAACTTTTCCAAAACGATATGCTTAAAATTAT